Proteins encoded together in one Deltaproteobacteria bacterium window:
- the pdxJ gene encoding pyridoxine 5'-phosphate synthase — protein MSQPIYLGVNIDHVATLRQARGTPYPSVLEAAAAAERGGADGITVHLREDRRHIQDRDVAELRAQVATKLNLEMAAAEEIVRIACAVRPQDVCLVPERRQELTTEGGLDVAGQQTWIGQVVSRLRSAGIRVSLFIDPEQRQIEAAARTGAEAIEIHTGTYAEANTAAALAAELARVRTAAQQAQAAGLIVNAGHGLTLDNVEPIAALAPLHELNIGHSIVARAVFVGLEQAVREMKARMLAARR, from the coding sequence ATGAGCCAGCCGATCTATCTAGGAGTTAATATTGATCATGTAGCGACCTTGCGCCAGGCGCGCGGGACGCCTTATCCATCGGTGCTCGAAGCGGCGGCGGCCGCCGAACGCGGCGGCGCGGACGGCATCACCGTCCACCTGCGCGAAGATCGCCGCCACATCCAAGACCGCGACGTCGCTGAGTTACGGGCACAAGTGGCCACCAAGCTCAATTTGGAAATGGCGGCCGCCGAGGAGATCGTGCGCATCGCCTGCGCGGTGCGCCCGCAGGACGTCTGCCTCGTCCCCGAGCGGCGCCAGGAGTTGACCACCGAAGGTGGGCTGGATGTTGCCGGCCAGCAAACCTGGATCGGGCAGGTGGTCAGCCGCCTGCGCAGTGCCGGCATTCGCGTCAGCCTGTTCATCGACCCGGAGCAAAGGCAGATCGAAGCGGCGGCCCGCACCGGCGCCGAGGCGATCGAAATCCACACCGGCACTTACGCCGAGGCCAACACCGCCGCGGCCCTGGCGGCGGAGCTGGCGCGCGTGCGCACCGCGGCGCAGCAGGCGCAGGCGGCGGGTCTGATTGTGAATGCAGGTCACGGCCTGACACTCGACAACGTCGAGCCGATCGCGGCCTTGGCGCCGCTCCACGAGCTCAACATCGGCCACAGCATCGTAGCCCGTGCCGTTTTCGTCGGACTCGAACAGGCCGTGCGAGAAATGAAAGCCCGCATGCTTGCGGCCCGGCGATGA
- a CDS encoding NAD(P)H-hydrate dehydratase has product MILVTAAEMRRLDRLTIEAGTPGRVLMERAGQGACQALLHWFPHARKRQVVIVAGKGNNGGDGFVMARLLRRRGVRARVALLGRKSDVKGDAARNLQVWVKGRGAVDEILQADDLTGLSPRLESAAVVVDAIFGTGLNAPVQGLAADVIELINSCGVPVFAVDIASGLDADRGLPLGTAVQAEATATFGFAKIGQMLCPGVDYTGALAVVDIGITPAAVDIVSPPARLLAAEAVAGLVPRRRRDAHKGDSGHLLIIAGSRGRTGAAQLAARAALRAGAGLVTLAGPASINPILCAASPEVMTAVLPDHDDQLVFDAPQLARLLEGKSAIVIGPGMGTHEAAQRTVRWLAEHAEVAVVADADALTCMASMPQWPQPQAEWIVTPHPGEMARLIFTDATAVQHDRAGTARRLAEKHQCVVILKGARSVIASPEGALWINPSGNPGMAVGGMGDVLSGILGALLAQGLEPEDAAQLGTYVHGAAADALVAARGSELGLLAGEVADQVPRTLGVLTRSGL; this is encoded by the coding sequence ATGATCCTCGTCACCGCCGCCGAAATGCGGCGCCTGGATCGGCTCACGATCGAAGCGGGGACGCCCGGCCGCGTGCTGATGGAGCGGGCGGGGCAAGGTGCCTGTCAGGCGCTATTGCATTGGTTTCCGCACGCCCGCAAGCGTCAAGTGGTGATCGTCGCCGGCAAGGGCAACAACGGCGGCGACGGCTTCGTCATGGCGCGCCTGCTGCGCCGCCGGGGCGTGCGCGCCCGCGTGGCCCTGCTCGGGCGCAAGAGCGACGTCAAGGGCGACGCCGCGCGCAACTTGCAGGTGTGGGTCAAAGGCCGCGGCGCCGTCGACGAGATCCTACAGGCGGACGATCTCACGGGGCTGAGCCCGCGGCTGGAGAGCGCCGCCGTGGTCGTCGATGCCATCTTCGGCACCGGCCTCAACGCCCCGGTACAGGGGTTGGCCGCGGACGTGATCGAGCTGATCAACAGCTGCGGCGTGCCGGTGTTCGCCGTCGATATCGCCTCGGGGCTCGACGCCGACCGCGGACTGCCGCTGGGCACGGCGGTGCAGGCGGAAGCCACCGCCACTTTCGGTTTTGCCAAGATCGGCCAAATGCTCTGCCCCGGGGTTGATTACACCGGCGCACTCGCGGTGGTCGACATCGGGATTACGCCGGCGGCGGTCGACATCGTGAGCCCGCCGGCGCGGCTGCTCGCGGCCGAGGCCGTGGCCGGGCTGGTACCGCGCCGCCGCCGCGATGCCCACAAGGGCGACAGCGGCCATCTGCTGATCATCGCCGGCTCGCGGGGAAGAACCGGCGCGGCGCAGCTGGCGGCGCGCGCGGCGCTGCGGGCCGGTGCTGGCCTGGTAACTCTGGCCGGGCCGGCATCGATCAACCCGATCCTCTGTGCCGCCTCACCGGAGGTGATGACGGCGGTGCTACCCGATCACGACGATCAGCTCGTCTTCGACGCGCCCCAGCTGGCGCGGCTGCTCGAGGGCAAGTCGGCCATCGTAATCGGCCCCGGCATGGGGACGCACGAGGCGGCGCAGCGCACCGTGCGCTGGCTGGCAGAGCACGCTGAGGTGGCGGTGGTGGCAGATGCCGACGCGCTGACTTGCATGGCTAGCATGCCCCAGTGGCCGCAGCCGCAGGCGGAATGGATCGTCACGCCCCACCCGGGCGAGATGGCCCGTCTCATTTTCACGGACGCCACGGCCGTCCAGCATGATCGCGCCGGCACCGCCCGCCGGTTGGCCGAGAAGCATCAGTGCGTGGTGATCCTCAAGGGGGCGCGCAGTGTCATTGCCAGCCCCGAAGGCGCCCTCTGGATCAACCCCAGCGGCAATCCCGGCATGGCCGTGGGCGGAATGGGCGATGTGCTCTCCGGCATCCTCGGTGCCTTGCTGGCGCAGGGGCTGGAGCCGGAAGACGCGGCGCAGCTCGGCACCTACGTCCACGGTGCGGCCGCCGATGCGCTGGTGGCAGCGCGCGGCAGCGAACTCGGCCTGCTGGCCGGAGAAGTCGCAGACCAAGTGCCACGTACCCTCGGCGTCCTGACACGCTCCGGGTTGTGA
- a CDS encoding sulfite exporter TauE/SafE family protein has protein sequence MTVGDASLLIAGGIAAGIVNTMAGAGSLLTVPLLVLAGLPGTLANGSNRVGIFIHNVVAAWSFRAEGVSGFRQALPLLIPVALGSSAGALVISQVTDKTFERLFGLVMIVLLLPILWQPRRLAAGAPAEHRSPRVTFAIFLLIGLYGGLFQAGVGLALLLALSFAGNDLVRANSVKVVINAALTGAALPVFVWQGQVVWQPALLLALGLGLGGGIGARLTVRGGERIIRPVLALAVVALAGRMLGLY, from the coding sequence GTGACAGTGGGTGACGCGAGTCTGCTGATTGCCGGCGGCATTGCTGCCGGCATTGTCAATACGATGGCAGGCGCCGGCTCGTTGCTGACCGTGCCGCTGCTGGTGCTGGCAGGGCTGCCGGGCACGCTGGCCAACGGCAGCAACCGCGTGGGCATATTCATCCACAACGTGGTGGCAGCGTGGAGCTTTCGCGCCGAGGGCGTCTCGGGCTTCCGGCAGGCGTTGCCGTTGCTGATTCCGGTGGCGTTGGGTTCCAGCGCCGGCGCCTTGGTGATCTCGCAGGTCACGGACAAGACCTTCGAGCGGCTGTTCGGTCTGGTCATGATCGTGTTGCTGCTACCGATCTTGTGGCAGCCCCGCCGCCTGGCCGCGGGCGCGCCGGCGGAACACCGGTCACCTCGCGTGACCTTCGCTATCTTCTTGCTCATAGGCCTTTACGGCGGTCTGTTTCAGGCCGGCGTAGGGCTGGCGTTGCTGTTGGCGCTTTCCTTCGCCGGTAACGACCTGGTGCGCGCCAACAGCGTCAAGGTCGTAATCAACGCCGCCCTCACGGGCGCCGCGTTGCCGGTGTTCGTCTGGCAGGGGCAAGTGGTGTGGCAGCCGGCGTTGCTATTGGCCCTCGGGCTCGGTCTTGGCGGAGGCATCGGCGCCCGCCTGACCGTGCGCGGCGGCGAGCGCATCATCCGGCCGGTGCTGGCTCTGGCGGTGGTTGCACTGGCTGGAAGAATGCTCGGGTTGTACTGA
- a CDS encoding phosphoglucosamine mutase, translated as MGNTKNARRLFGTDGVRGVANVEPMTAETALRLGRAAAHVFKRDARRHKIIIGKDTRISGYLFESALTAGMCSMGVDVLLVGPMPTPAIAFLTRSLRADAGVVISASHNPFQDNGIKFFAATGFKLPDQLEAEIERHMADGALDAWRAAPEAVGKAFRLDDALGRYNVFVKQALPRELTLEGLRIVIDCAHGAAYRVAPEVLQELGATVVALGVDPDGQNINHHCGALHPQQLQAAVRRQGADLGIALDGDADRAIFADERGELIDGDAVLAILAEDLLARDQLHDRTVVATVMSNLGLEIALRQRGAKLVRVPVGDRYVVEEMRRSGCNLGGEQSGHIVLLDHSTTGDGLLTALRLLAVLVARQRPASELARIMTRFPQKLVNVPVAARRELSSVPALQAVIDSVAQRLGDRGRVLVRYSGTEPLLRVMVEGETSAQVEACVEEIAGAIRTHLTA; from the coding sequence ATGGGCAACACCAAGAACGCCCGCCGCTTGTTCGGCACCGACGGCGTGCGCGGTGTCGCCAACGTCGAGCCCATGACCGCGGAGACCGCACTGCGGCTCGGCCGCGCCGCCGCCCATGTCTTCAAGCGCGATGCCCGCCGGCACAAGATCATCATCGGCAAGGATACTCGCATCTCGGGCTATCTGTTCGAAAGCGCCCTGACCGCCGGCATGTGCTCGATGGGGGTCGATGTTTTGCTGGTGGGACCGATGCCGACGCCGGCGATTGCGTTCTTGACTCGTAGCCTGCGCGCCGATGCCGGGGTCGTGATCTCCGCCTCCCATAACCCCTTCCAAGACAACGGCATCAAGTTTTTCGCCGCGACCGGCTTCAAGCTGCCCGACCAGCTCGAGGCCGAAATCGAGCGCCACATGGCCGACGGCGCGCTCGACGCCTGGCGCGCGGCACCCGAGGCCGTCGGCAAGGCCTTTCGCCTCGACGACGCCCTCGGCCGCTACAACGTTTTCGTCAAGCAGGCGCTGCCGCGCGAGCTGACATTGGAAGGCTTGCGCATCGTCATCGATTGCGCCCACGGCGCGGCCTATCGCGTGGCGCCGGAAGTGCTGCAGGAACTCGGTGCAACGGTGGTCGCGCTCGGCGTCGATCCCGATGGCCAGAACATCAATCACCACTGCGGCGCCTTGCACCCGCAGCAGCTACAAGCCGCCGTGCGCCGGCAAGGCGCCGATCTCGGTATCGCCTTGGACGGCGATGCCGATCGCGCCATCTTCGCCGACGAACGCGGCGAGTTGATCGACGGCGACGCCGTCTTGGCCATACTGGCGGAAGACCTGCTGGCGCGCGATCAGCTGCACGATCGCACCGTCGTCGCCACGGTCATGAGCAACCTCGGCTTGGAGATCGCGCTGCGCCAACGCGGGGCGAAGCTGGTACGCGTACCGGTCGGCGACCGCTACGTGGTCGAGGAAATGCGCCGCAGCGGCTGCAACCTCGGCGGCGAGCAGTCGGGACACATCGTGCTGCTCGACCACAGCACCACCGGCGACGGCTTGCTCACCGCTCTGCGCCTGCTGGCGGTGCTGGTAGCGCGCCAGCGGCCAGCGAGCGAGTTGGCCCGCATCATGACTCGATTTCCGCAGAAGCTGGTCAATGTGCCGGTGGCGGCGCGGCGCGAGCTCAGTTCGGTCCCCGCCCTCCAGGCGGTAATCGACAGCGTCGCTCAACGACTCGGCGACCGCGGCCGGGTGTTGGTGCGCTACTCCGGTACCGAGCCGCTCCTTCGCGTGATGGTCGAGGGCGAGACCTCCGCCCAGGTGGAGGCATGCGTCGAGGAGATCGCCGGGGCGATTCGCACTCATCTGACAGCCTGA